The DNA region ACTCTTTACAGTTATAACAGGGATAGCCTAATTACTTTAGTAACTCAAAGCACTTTCTTAGTGATAGACTTCGCGAGTAATACAAAGTCAACTTTTATTAAACGAAATGGCAAAAGCCTACCTCCATTGCAAGTCCATAGCTTGGCCCATTTGGCTTAACACCATTCTTTCGCAACTGCTCAAAAACCCAGAACACTCCCCTCCACTGGCGGGATGGTACACAAGAATTTAAAACCTAGCAGCCATTTAGTTAAAGATCAAAGAAGTCACAACTATGCAGATTAtcaaacataaaaaagaaattggGACTTATGTTGCtaggactcttcaaaaatgtgaacgggtgcgtgtcggattctccaaaagttttgtatttttggagaatccgacatGGGTGCGGCATCCAAAGTGAAGAGTCCATGCAACTTAGATTGGGACCCAGAAGTAAAAACACTACTTTTTATCAGAAAAGAATAAAGACAATTGAAAGGACAACAATTACTTACAGCATTATATACCACAATATCCGGTTGAAGAACAGGGTCCCAATTCTTCCTCCGCATGTACTTTAATTTTTCGGGTTTTTGCTTCATGCAGTCAATGATGTTGATCAACTCTTTGAGCAAACCAGCTTGGCCAAGTGTAACTGCCACGCTATGGTAGGCTGCTATATCAGGGTAAATATAGGCATCCCCCTAAACGTCACAAAGTGTTAGACTCTCTCCAACCACATCATATGAGTATATTCAAGAAGAATCCGACAGATATGAGTTAGGAAATACTCTCATCAAATTGAAAACTTGAAGAGCTTCACGGGGCCTCCTTGCTTTCCCTAGAACTGCCAACAGTTTTGTGTACACAAACCTAGAAAAAGCAAATGTTTCtcctttttcaaaatagaaGCAACGTATATACATGACAGATTTACTATTGACAAAAGAATAGCTCTGGAACAAAGCATTACTAAGATAACATTTGATTAATTGCTGATAGAACATATATACCTGCTTTTGCTGCATCTATGTTCCTTAGAGTTGTAAACCCAGTGTACAACAGACAATGCGTGTCTCCACTGTCCCTTTTCACCAAGCCCTTCCACTAACCTCAGCATTTGCTCCTCAGTATACTGCAATCCAGAGTGTTTCATCAACTTAGAAAACTTATAATCCTTCACACTTAGTTCCGTCCCACTCAATCTACAACAAAAATGTAGAAAATCATCAGCTTCAAAACCGCTTCTCCAACCTACTGTAAACATATCAATAGTActataacaataacaattacaacttaATGTCAAACTAAAAGAGTTGACTATATGGTATACaagaatagtactgaatagggtGTATTAGTAATGCTGGGAGTAGTTACGTTGGCATTACTTTTTATCGACTATTTGGTTTATTGTATTAAATGAATAGGGTGTATTAGAATAGGAATAGTACTGGTATTGAGTCAGCTATATTTGTTTACATACCTATCAATGATAAACCGAATTATCTCAGCTTCGCCTCTACGGCGTTGTCTGTAATCCCAGTTAGCCCTTTCATTATCAAACCATCCTTGTTTAATTTCAACATCACTATCCAAAAGCCATGAAAATTTATCTCTTTCACTCTCAATTATATCACTTAGCTCCCAAAGATGCTCAGAATTCAATTTATCACCAGAATACACTTTACTCTCACTACAAATCTCTTGCAATTTGAGTTTCTCAACCTTCTCCCAAGGCTTTCCCACTATTCTTTCATCATTTTTAGCATTCACTGCTTTCTTAAAGCTTTTATACTCTGACTTAACGGCATGGAAATATGATTCTTCGGCTAGGGTTTGTTTTTGGGTTTCTGTGAGTGGTGGGGGTTCTTTAGAGGCTTGTTTGGTAAGGCGTCTGTTGAATTTTTGAAGTTCTTTTTTGCGGAGTGTGTGGATGATTTTTGGAGTTGGGTTGACGCCTTTTTGAAGGAGATTTTGCTTTAACTTGTCGATGTTTATTGAGGGAAGACGTGGAGGTCCGGTGGAGGCTTCCATGGAGAAGTGAAATGAAGTTTGCAGAAGCAATTACAGGTTGGTCTTCCCCGCTCTTTGCTGATAAGACTACCGGGACTACCAGTTTAGTATTTGATTTAGATTTTATTAGGAGcaagattttcttttaaaaaaaatattaattaaaaattataataatattgCTAGCAAATTGGATTCTCGCTCTGTCCCAATTAACATggcacacttttctttttagggaATGATAAATAAAATGTCACATTTTTATAGTTAGAAATAACTTAACTTTACGAGataatttacaaccacacaTTTATCTAAGGTTTGTTTTCGgccaaaaatttcaaaagttttccttttttttattaaactCTATTCCTAATCAAATAGTGCCACATAAACTGGGACGGAGTGGAGTATTACTTTGAAGTGATTTTTtaatgcaacaacaacatatctagtGTAATCACACTAGTGGTCCGGAGACggtaggatgtacgcaaaccttatcCCTATcctgggaggtagagaggtcgTTTTCGATAGATTCAGCTCAGAATAAACCAATAACAAAGCAAGTCAAATCGAAAAAGAGAATAGTAACCACCACAAAATAGTATGCTCAGCGAAGAACAAGAGACAACGACTACGAGAGACAATAAATAATGACAGAAAtcaaataacaagaaaataCAGAAGAAATACAACGAATGCTAGTAAGAAAGGATAAGCGAGACAACCTCTACTGCGTACTAGCTCTCTATCCTAATTTGTGTCCTCCACAAGCTCCTATCTAATGTCATGTCCTTAGTAAGCTACAACTATTCCTTCGTCTCATTTtatataagaaataaagaggtatTTAACTAAACCAATTATAGAAAGTTGAAAAGgtaaatttttaagaaataaaaaaagatttttaaaacttatagaaattgggacggaaggagcAGTACTTAGTATTTTCTACCAATCAAGTACTGTAAAATGAAATATTTCTTAAACGCATTTTCCGTCATAATATCGAACTCATATAgtattttttaactttatttaaaataaaatttacaaaaatagtaAATATAGGAAACTTTTAGTACTActgtttgttttctttttttatttacgAGTACTTTGCGATTTTGTATATATCCTACAAATAGAaaagatgttttttttaaaatatttttgtttttttagaaATTGGGACTAAGGATATATTTTCTAAAGCAGTACTTAGTATTTTCTACCAATCAAGTGctgtaaaatgaaaaatattttttaaacgtGTAGCATTTCCGTCATAATatcaaagtgatttttttttttaaaaaaaaaactcatatagtattttttaactttatttaaaaaaaattaccacaAAAATAGTACTATTTTAAATATAGGAAACTTTTTAGTTTTCTAAATCACAAAAGAGATGTACTACTGtttgttttcatttgttttttatttcaaCATGAAAAGGTGTAAAACTAAAATATTCGCTTCAACTTAATTTTATAGGGTTTACGATTTAGCTACTCAATTTTCAACTAAATTTTTAACTTGGTGAAGGCTCATCCTTCCCCTGCCCCCAacgtaagaaaaaaaaatcaggagAAAAATCAATTGAGAAAATGGCAGAATGGAAGAGGCAAGAAGGAGGATCAGAGGAAGAGGAGGAGAAGTGGCAAAAAGGAATTTGTGTGCCAGATATCtgtgaaagagagaaaaaaaaatggactgCGTGTGAGTGTCGTGAAATCGTTATATAATGGGGGGCCATCTGATGCGGGACCGTTGATGCTGAAACTATCGAAGTTGAGGCAACCAAAACGTGAAGGACGACCTGTGGGTAGTACCGTTGTAATGCATAAGGGGGAAGAAGTTGATCTAGCACCATTTCTCTTGCGAAACGAGAAGAGACCAGAACTAGAAGAAGAAGTGAAGGATATGTGATTGTGTTCGACAAGGCCGGCAAGAAAGAGACAAAGAGAACATGGAGAATCATTCATGTCTCAAGCCGAAGcgagaaaaaggaggaaaagaagaaggatatgTGATTGTcggagaaaacaaaaagaaccCTATTGCAATTGTTCTCCACTCTCATGCTTTGGATACAATAAGCTCATTCTTACTCCTCCCATCGGCGCTGTGGAGGACTATACCCCTCATTATGTCCCGATTTGGCTCGAATACCTCCGTCAGCTTCGTCAAACCCATGTTTGCTTCCTTCAATTAATTGCTAACTGTGTATAAATTTCGTTGCTAATCCTTTACGGGCAATAATAATATCATGTTGTTAGGTCAAATCttatcaaagttgaaccaaccTATTTCActaattttgttcctaaactgCAATCTCTGATACGAACAAAGGAGATGTTAATAAGTTCCCATTGCCCATGAatatgaattaccaaaatagtccattatcttttgtccatcttctttCACATGGAGCAGTAATAGTCCAATATGTTTACGTTCATAATGGACTATTCTGGTCTTTTATCTTACTCGGGgtatttcaatttttagaatgtatatgtatactggAGTATCCTGCGTCTACCTGGGAATTGTTTTGGTTGACATTAAACCTTCGATCCCCGGGTTGGCCCCTTTATCCCTTAAACTAATTGACTGCTCTGTGAGCTCGAATCTGATGTTCCATTATgatccctctctttctttcagttTGTATAGCTGTCAtccctcttggcttgtttgacAGTGTTTTGATGTTGATGTCCATCCCGGCCCGTCTTTTGGTGCTGGAATATCACCATATGATTTCAATAAGGATGCTGAGTTACTCATGGAACTGGCTAATCGTGCTATCCAGGAATATAATGAGAAAGAGTGCAATGTATGCTCCagtctttattttctttgtggCTTGGTTTCCTCTACAAGTGATAATTAGTGACTCTCCTTGCAGGTTTTCAAATTCAAGGTTCTAAAGATTGAGAAAGTGAATTGTACGGTGACAGATTACTTTGAATATTGGATGACTGTGAAAGTCTTAAATCTCACTCTTGGTACTCCTATCGAGACTTTTCAAATCCATGCTGGTAAAAGTTGCCTCAATGATGATGCAAAAGTTATCTATTGTTGCCAGCCTAAAGAAGAGGTAAACACCTAATAAGGGTTCCAGTTTGCTTTCTATGAACAATGACTTACTTGATAACTAACTTTACTTTGGTTTGTATCTCCGAACTAATTTACAAGCTGTTGTTGGTTTGGCAAACTACGATCTTTGTTTTGGTAAGTTACGCGGAGAGGCGTGTTAGGGAGGAAAGGAAAAGGCACTTGAAGTATAATTACTTAAATTTGGACCTTTTGAGATTTCATCATTATGGTTTTAAGTAATGTAACTTTGGTCTTGgttgagattttattatttgtaGTTTAAGTGCTTTACTTTAGCAGATCCAACCCCCGagaacatttcaatctttgtaGTTGTAATTTGGTCTGACATCTTTTGCTCAGTCCAACTTTTTTATGGTCGTTAGTTAGAGACCTTTGTTACATCACAACTAAGCTTTACCAACTAAATTTATAACTGAAAACACATTATTTGTCATAATATTGAActcatattaattttccatataattacttcttaacctttttgaataaaatttacCTGTTTATATCTCATATATAGAGATAATATTGTACCATAGATCgcatatttttattaataaaatactcacaaaatattaaaagtagAAAATATCAAAAACTCATTTTAGTCTTTAATAACTGTCGATAACCTATGCAACAGAAACCCATCATTCCAAAGTTGAAGAGAATTTGCCAGACATGGACAATATCGTTTGGAGCTCACATAATCGAAGAATACACATAATTGGCATTATTAGTTGGGGCTTCCATATAACAGAAATATTATGATAACTTAGTATTCTTCTACTACTAAATAAAAGATCCGACCTTTCACACAAATTCGTGCCATAAACACTAAGAGGAATGGCACACACAATAGAGAGAGTTGAGACAGAAGAACgcaaagagaaaaaaacatGTAACAACTCATTCAATTgacaaaataatttaatttacaaTACAAAAGAACTCTGGAGAAACCAGCAGCAAAAACCAATAGCCTCGCGAATTTAACATACAAATCAGCACCACTACCAAAAAGTTTTTGTTATCCTTAGCTCTTTGATTTCGAGTGCTTAACAAGCCAATCAATGACTGAGTCAATATTGGTGGAATTCTTGCACGAGATCATATAGCAGCACACTTCTCTGTCAGTTATTGATTTCAATTCCCTGCAAAACAACACAATGTTCATTAAGAGAAGTCCATATAGGGATATTCAACCCTATGCGATTGGTGGTAGCAGGAGGGATGATAAGGTTAAGATCCCATCTTCTTTGCAACTAGGATATGAAGAAGAGAACATGCAGAGGTTTCCTTCCAAAGGCTATTTAAACCATGTGAAAGAAGTAAATTTCTTTCCTTCCTATGGTGAATTTTCCCTCCCTTCCACAAACCAACCATACTGTAAACTAAGGCCATAAAGGCCACCAATAACTTGCACGTAATTTTCTGCACTTACATCTGGTCAGTCAAAGCCTGTTTAGACAGGGCACCGGCCTTGTCAATCTTGTTTCCCAGCACCAGCAATGGAATACCACTGAGTGATGGCTTGCTCAGAAGGTCATGGAGTTCACTACTTGAAATGCTGAGGTTATCAGGGTCAGCAGCATCAACAACATAACTGCAGGGAAGGACATTTACAGTATCCAGAAACCAAATTAGCTCAGGGCTATCGTATAAGAATTCATGTATGTGTAAATATACTTGAGGTCCTTGAAATTTGTTAAAACTCTAAGGATAAGTACATTATTTAGCATCATTCCTTTAAATACACAAAAATGGTCAAGATCAAGGAATGCCACCAATCGAATGCACAAAAATATAGATCTGTCAAGCACCAGATTGGATATCTTGATCAGGCAAGCCATAAGAATTCAGTAAAACTGTTCACTAATAAACCATGGAGAAAACTAAGTTCATCGCAATTCGTAAGAAGAGCCACCATCTGCCATGTGTTATCTCTAAATGAGTGTACAAATGGATTCATCTACATCTATCTGTTAAAGCAATTCAAATAATAAAAGCTGGAGAGGAGATGCATACACTATAGCAGAAACTGCACGACAGTATCTCTCCCACATACTGCGGAATCTGGGTTGACCTCCAAGATCCCACAATTTTATGGTGACATTTCCTTTAGTCACTTTGCGCATGTTAAATCCCACCTGAATGCCAATAATTTCCGTATCATTATAAAAGATCACTTTGAAGTATTTGGCAGAATTGACCAAAAACTAAAAACTAGTATGAGATCCTTTAGGATGAAAACTTACAGTTGGTATCATGTCTTCACTGTATCCACCAGTCTACAAATGAGAAAAGAGGAACAAATCCATTAAGGTGTCAGATTCCATCAGTTATATGGAAGCAAAGCAAGTGAATCCATAATGGAGCTGGCACTAGAAGGTTAACAAGTAATTTACTTACAGCAATAACATTTACAAGAGATGTTTTTCCCGCATTTTGTAATCCTATCAGTGAAAGCTCCATTTCCTGCTTAAAGAAGAGGCTGGAACAAGCAAGTTTTGACATGAGGAATCATTTAAATAAGAGACAAGGGAAACACAGTGATCAGCACAAGTGCATTGTAATATTGAAATTCTGACATGTTATATAATTTTAAGTCCACCTCAGAAAGAAGATAACAATAAGTTTCAGCAGTCAAGTTCCAAACtcagaaataaaaataaaacacatcacCATAATTGAAAGACCTTAAGCTAATAGCAACTACAAGATCTAAAGTGCTCAGCATGGTGGGTTGACAGAAGACTGAAGAATGGATGGTGACATCTTAAAATCTGCCAGCTATTAGTTTTTTGGTCCAGTCATTTCTGGAACCACCCCAGTTGAACCTGCATACGATGGAAGCTTAAGGGAAACAAATTGCCAAATAAACAAAAGCAGAAACGGCCCTGAAGATTTATTTTACAAATTGCTTCACTTTCAATAGTCAGTATCTGGTCCTTTTAGAAATATAAAAAGGCGTTCCAGCCAGATATATAGACTTTATTTTTCTGAGAAGAGGTGGTCAATCACTGACCAGGCAAAGAATCTGTCTACAGCAATGACTCTGAAGACACAAATTATTTTGCAAGAAACTTAGAAAAGTCAAAAAGCTACAAGAATTTCGAGGATTTAGGTGGAAAATTCAAATAAGAGTTAAAGAAGGGAAATGGTCCAGCCAAATCTGGAAAGTAAATAAACCGAAAGTAAATCAACCAAAAGGATACAATGACAAAAGGAATAAATTCTCAAGCCCTTGTCATGGACAAAGAGAATAATAAGAGACCATCTAAGGGAAAAGAAACACAATTTCAGCTGGCACGGGATCCTAGGAAGGGAAGACATGAAATCCCTTCTTATAGCTAGCAAAAGATTTACTCTACATATTTTCAGCGGTACAATATGACAAGTGTGAATGAGAACTGCCAGTGCCAATTGAGAGGTTTATCCTAAAACGCTCACTTATAATGAAAAACAAAACAGATTCTTGTCATTTCAAACTAGAAAATCTCCTTGCAATATTTAAAGAAACAATCTTTTAATGTTCGTCGCCGTGCCTTGGTGGGAGGTGTAGTAGTGAAGTACAATACAATAAAGAGGTCCAATGACCTCTGAGACTTCTCCCCACCGTAACTCTTTCAGAAGTGGACAAAGCGGACAAGATAAGTGGAATTGTGTGGATAGAGTTGAAAAAAACATCTTTTTATAGACAGTTCAACATCTCATAGCCTCAATCCAAAACCTTGTTATGCACACATCTGATAAACAGACTGAATTTCTTTTCCGCTATAAGATATGCGGGAATACGATGACAACTACTATACAAGTTTCATGATAAAACTCACAGACTCACATTGGTGCCTCAGCAAATCAAAGACGAGTTCTCTAACAATTAAAGATCATCCCAACAAACAGAAGAAGATGCAAaaatcatatatttttattcCAAATTCCAGAAATCTCAAACAAAACAAATACGAAGACACCAGCACCAAAGTCATTAATCAAACGTTCAACAGATTACACACCCAAAAACGAAAAAAAGcaacaaacaaaaagaagacAGATCGTACCCCACAGGACAAATTCATATACCTTAAACAATAACActcaattatttattaattttctcaatccataagccaacaacggCATATGGAATCTACACATAACTGTCACAATTAACAAATCTAGAGCACGCAAAATCCTCAACAGTTAGCACATTatgacacacaaaaaaaaagatgcataatagaaaaataaaattcatcACCTAAGCCTCAATCTCAATTTAATTCTAATAGGTTATAAGGATCCTATTtaactttatgatttttttcttcttttatacaataaataaagaaaagaacatAATTAAAAAGGTAATATACCTTCGAAGCCAATTGAGAAAAGCTTCCCAGATACCCATAGTTTATGCGAAGAATCAAAAACGAgaaaaatagagagagagatctgtataaaattatatatcaGTATAAAGAAGAAAGATCCCTCTCAGACATAACACAAGCTACTTTCTTTCCCTCGCTACTGTTTATTCTATATGCGTACAAAAAATGGCGAAAACCAAATCATAGGAGATATGGGAATTAATTATTGTGGTACAGGTACAAGACAATATTTTCGTGATATTTTGCCCTGGAAACTACATTAATTTACTAAATAGCCATTGAGTTGTCAGCTATATTTCGCTGTCAGATGTCTACGTGGACCAATCGAACTGATCACTTAAAGTGCAATAATGAATTACGCGCGAGGAGATGTGCGTGACATACACGAGAAATGAAAATTCAAATCCATTGGCGAGGGGCGGTGCTATATGGATGATTACTGGACGGTGGGCCGGCCATGTTTTAGCCTATAAAACCTAGGGTCGACAGGTCTGGTGCCCAATTTTTGATTGGGTAGATATAAAAAATTTGATaataaaaaagtattttatgaaaatatttagtCTTTCAAAAGTTTAATACTTATAATTTTCTAGATTGATGTCAAACAAGCAATTAAACTGCATCAAGATACAAAAATTCGTCACaccgttatttataaatatcaTCAGTCAATATGTTCTGTATAACACTCTTTTTTTAATCATTCCAAAGATAATgtgaacttatatatatatatacaggcGGATCTAAGCCACGTAGATTTCGGCATGCGGTCCAGCAtgctttgataattccttcacaaattaGGCGGACCGGATAACggggggcacatgccccccaTAATTTTGGGGAAAGAAAACcctgtgtatatatttatataccttaaataataacttgtaattccttcaaattttaaataaaaattatgataaattttaaaagaaaatatttagtcTTTCAAAAGTTTAATACTTATAATTTTCTAGATTGATGTCAAACAAAATTAAACTGCATCAAGATACAAAAATTCGTCACaccgttatttataaatatcaTCAGTCAATATGTTCTGTATAACactcttttttttaatcattccAAAGATAATgtgaacttatatatatatataggcttaaataattgataaattttaaaagagttaACTTCTCCAATAAAAATTGTAAAGTAGCGCTTTGGCTTCCGCGACTTGATTTCGATTCTCTGCTCCtacagttctttttttttttttaacttgtgaGTCCACTGTCACTTTACAAATTAGTGCagaatttttaatattttttattgtttagTTCCCCTCCTATTTTACTTTTACATTAAATCGCTCCCCCAAAAGtcccaaatttcaaaatatCTTTTCCCACCTCTCACTTATTTGTTATTTCCCGACATAACATAAGCAAAAAGAAACTCCTTTGGCTCTCCCCATTCTCAAACCTTCTTCCATTATCAAATTTCTCACAAATCACTAAGTTAGGAACGTCACCCTTAGTCGAATCCAGTATTTGCATACCACAACTCACAAAGCAAGATCGAATTATTTTCAATTTCGTTGAACTAAACACCTCTTTATCTCAAGGTTATCTTTTCACTAATTGGTAAGTAttctttctaatttttttttgtatgaaataCAATATAGTTATAACTTATAATAACATAAGGGGTGATTcctctattattattattatttttattttttttttattttttttttgctattgatgtgtgggGTGTGATTCCGCTATTACGTATAACTAGTATTAGTACCCGCGCGATCTGAAGAGAATGTTCAAAAGTATATATCATGTCAATGGTTACTATATGTTTGAGTACATGATTAGATCATATTGTTTTAATGAAATTTCAGTTAGCATCTTTGTTTCTCAATGCAATGCATCCAAATAacaaatctttgttagattagAGGAAAAGAATCATATAATTACTAAATACCTTTCATGatccttatttttctttattacatTTGACCTCATTTAGTATTATAGAGTTACATTGCTTACATAACTTAGCAACTTGTCATTTGGCATAATATATCATTGTaacttttatgatattttttttctttattacattATATCATTTAGTATTATAAAGTGACGTAAAATAAGTAATATAAACTGTGTTTGGCATAATATTAAAGAATGTTAACAATGTCAAGTATAATTTTGCTTGTTTGATCTTATTAGATCATATTTGGTTGAacaatatttcaaattttctcttatttgtAAATTCAATATACCTAATAATTATAAAATCTctataaaaataaaggaaacatAGAGTCATTGCTAGTATGACTTTTTAGTAGCTTGTCACTTGCCGTAATATTCTTGTCCACTACTCTATTTTG from Lycium ferocissimum isolate CSIRO_LF1 chromosome 2, AGI_CSIRO_Lferr_CH_V1, whole genome shotgun sequence includes:
- the LOC132046775 gene encoding pentatricopeptide repeat-containing protein At5g67570, chloroplastic isoform X2 yields the protein MEASTGPPRLPSINIDKLKQNLLQKGVNPTPKIIHTLRKKELQKFNRRLTKQASKEPPPLTETQKQTLAEESYFHAVKSEYKSFKKAVNAKNDERIVGKPWEKVEKLKLQEICSESKVYSGDKLNSEHLWELSDIIESERDKFSWLLDSDVEIKQGWFDNERANWDYRQRRRGEAEIIRFIIDRLSGTELSVKDYKFSKLMKHSGLQYTEEQMLRLVEGLGEKGQWRHALSVVHWVYNSKEHRCSKSRFVYTKLLAVLGKARRPREALQVFNLMRGDAYIYPDIAAYHSVAVTLGQAGLLKELINIIDCMKQKPEKLKYMRRKNWDPVLQPDIVVYNAVLNSCVPSRQWRGVFWVFEQLRKNGVKPNGPSYGLAMEVMLQSRKYDLVHEFFGKMKRSGEALKALSYKVLVKSLWEEGRVNEAIQAVREMEQRGVVGSASVYYELACCLCYHGMWKEAFLEVHLLEHAFDATLEVGQIPDRSFFFEILCHATCQHDHARAVALIKSMVHAPFQVSFQQWIDLFNSNDERISHSSLRGLLDVLCSQSLGSDTTIVNLRRALESLCGSCTSRVLLIDEPVESATDVSANTDEFNLQHVQVDEDDCSNEAYDEREKVADKELVSDLSNLSPRVDERSRTNTIFELSDDELTFDDQFDELDDIDDQLGLGMSSDEDDNSCETKVPSANEILKTWEDMRKKDNTFFTFQLGQM
- the LOC132046776 gene encoding ADP-ribosylation factor-like protein 8a; translated protein: MGIWEAFLNWLRSLFFKQEMELSLIGLQNAGKTSLVNVIATGGYSEDMIPTVGFNMRKVTKGNVTIKLWDLGGQPRFRSMWERYCRAVSAIVYVVDAADPDNLSISSSELHDLLSKPSLSGIPLLVLGNKIDKAGALSKQALTDQMELKSITDREVCCYMISCKNSTNIDSVIDWLVKHSKSKS